In Amycolatopsis jiangsuensis, the following proteins share a genomic window:
- a CDS encoding DUF4097 family beta strand repeat-containing protein: MGENREDQGNDTEAAADAAEPRAGETTGSTAAGDEPSDGARAEDASGTASVTEESTSDSGGSTSDAGPFVRLQDFDAGGPLELDLGVTIGRVEVLLDRESGASVRLQHDTGEQPSWVNGVSTLLSWVGERFGDQLGVAPQTSAGDAVRQARIEKTGNRLVVRAAKAWQLRNVPVSVTVHAPVGSHVEVRAGSADVVVSGTAGRADLLTGSGEVSLERADGTAIVRTGTGSVKLGPTLAGLQLRTGSGSVEATSVAGSVTVATGTGSVWLGTVAGEVMARTGSGDLSVADGASGSLELITGSGEVRVGIREGVRAEVELASATGRVSSELDVTSAPPEGDVALHVRARTGTGNAVVTRAAG; this comes from the coding sequence ATGGGCGAGAACCGGGAAGACCAGGGGAACGACACCGAGGCGGCCGCGGACGCCGCCGAACCGCGGGCCGGCGAGACCACCGGCAGCACCGCGGCGGGAGACGAGCCGAGCGACGGAGCGCGGGCGGAGGACGCGTCCGGAACGGCCTCCGTCACCGAAGAGTCCACTTCGGACAGTGGTGGCTCCACTTCGGACGCGGGACCCTTTGTGCGGCTTCAGGACTTCGACGCGGGCGGTCCGCTGGAGCTGGACCTGGGCGTCACGATCGGACGGGTCGAGGTGCTGCTCGACCGGGAGTCCGGGGCTTCGGTCCGGCTGCAGCACGACACCGGCGAGCAGCCGTCGTGGGTGAACGGGGTGAGCACCCTGCTGTCGTGGGTCGGTGAGCGGTTCGGGGACCAGCTCGGGGTCGCGCCGCAGACCTCCGCGGGCGACGCGGTGCGGCAGGCACGGATCGAGAAGACCGGCAACCGGCTCGTGGTCCGCGCGGCCAAGGCGTGGCAGCTGCGGAACGTACCGGTCTCGGTCACCGTGCACGCGCCGGTCGGATCGCACGTCGAGGTACGTGCAGGGTCGGCGGACGTCGTCGTGTCCGGAACCGCGGGCCGCGCGGACCTGCTCACCGGCTCCGGTGAGGTGTCACTGGAACGCGCCGACGGCACGGCGATCGTGCGCACCGGCACCGGTTCGGTGAAGCTGGGCCCGACGCTGGCCGGTCTGCAACTGCGCACCGGCAGCGGTTCGGTGGAGGCGACCTCGGTCGCCGGCTCGGTGACGGTCGCGACCGGCACCGGCAGCGTCTGGCTCGGCACCGTCGCGGGCGAGGTGATGGCGCGTACTGGCAGTGGTGACCTGTCGGTGGCCGACGGAGCGTCCGGCTCGCTGGAACTCATCACCGGCTCCGGCGAGGTGCGCGTGGGCATCCGCGAAGGCGTACGCGCCGAGGTGGAACTGGCCTCCGCGACGGGCCGCGTGTCGAGCGAACTGGACGTGACGAGCGCACCCCCGGAGGGCGACGTCGCCCTGCACGTCCGCGCCCGCACCGGCACCGGCAACGCCGTCGTGACGCGCGCCGCCGGCTGA
- a CDS encoding toxin-antitoxin system HicB family antitoxin gives MDLTPYLSNLREDLANTASAGDEQTRRAATLLSSALEPSARLVLMNALSDLAAEVTAALPGQVVDVRLDGRDVRVVVTGAEEPPSPGPHHSAPPPPPLDGGDISRITLRLVEQMKAQAEQAAAAQGISLNTFVAQAVQGALGQAQQHQQRHERWNQGSRTETKLHGWVEG, from the coding sequence ATGGACTTGACGCCGTACCTCTCGAACCTCCGCGAGGACCTCGCGAACACGGCCTCCGCCGGGGATGAGCAGACCCGGCGCGCGGCCACCCTGCTGTCCTCGGCTCTGGAACCCTCGGCCCGGCTCGTGCTGATGAACGCGCTGTCCGATCTCGCCGCCGAGGTGACCGCGGCGCTGCCCGGCCAGGTCGTGGACGTCCGGCTGGACGGCCGCGACGTGCGGGTGGTCGTCACCGGCGCGGAGGAACCGCCGTCGCCGGGTCCGCACCACTCCGCACCGCCTCCGCCGCCACTCGACGGCGGCGACATCTCGCGGATCACGCTGCGGCTCGTCGAGCAGATGAAGGCCCAGGCCGAACAGGCCGCGGCCGCGCAGGGTATTTCGCTGAACACGTTCGTCGCGCAGGCCGTGCAGGGGGCACTCGGCCAGGCGCAGCAGCACCAGCAGCGTCACGAGCGCTGGAACCAAGGCAGCCGCACCGAGACCAAGCTGCACGGCTGGGTCGAAGGCTAG
- the thyX gene encoding FAD-dependent thymidylate synthase, with protein sequence MAETVSPQVQLIAKTEFFPPEEVPWSTDADGGQALAEFAGRACYQSWKKPNPKTATNAGYLEHIIDVGHLSVLEHGSVTFYLTGISRSLTHELIRHRHFSYSQLSQRYVPERDAAFVEPDVIANDPELHEKFVKAAQASVDAYTELLAGLEDKFADAPSATLRRKQARQAARAMLPNATETRIVVTGNYRAWRHFVAMRATEHADVEIRALAVECLRQLQKAAANVFADFTISTLPDGTEVASSPKVLEG encoded by the coding sequence GTGGCCGAGACCGTGTCGCCCCAAGTGCAGTTGATCGCGAAGACGGAGTTCTTCCCGCCGGAGGAAGTGCCGTGGTCGACCGACGCCGACGGGGGGCAGGCGCTCGCCGAGTTCGCCGGCCGCGCCTGCTACCAGTCCTGGAAGAAGCCGAACCCGAAGACCGCGACCAACGCCGGCTACCTCGAGCACATCATCGACGTCGGGCACCTTTCCGTGCTGGAGCACGGTTCCGTGACGTTTTACCTCACCGGCATCTCGCGCTCGCTGACCCACGAGCTGATCCGGCACCGGCACTTCTCCTACTCGCAGCTGTCGCAGCGGTACGTGCCCGAGCGGGACGCCGCGTTCGTCGAGCCGGACGTGATCGCGAACGATCCGGAGCTGCACGAGAAGTTCGTCAAGGCCGCGCAGGCGAGCGTGGACGCCTACACCGAGCTGCTGGCCGGCCTGGAGGACAAGTTCGCCGACGCGCCGAGTGCCACGCTGCGCCGCAAGCAGGCGCGCCAGGCCGCCCGCGCGATGCTGCCCAACGCGACCGAAACCCGCATCGTCGTGACCGGCAACTACCGCGCCTGGCGCCACTTCGTCGCCATGCGCGCGACCGAGCACGCCGACGTCGAGATCCGCGCGCTGGCCGTGGAATGCCTCCGGCAGCTGCAGAAGGCGGCGGCCAACGTGTTCGCCGACTTCACGATCTCGACCCTGCCCGACGGCACCGAGGTCGCCTCCAGCCCGAAGGTTCTCGAAGGCTGA
- a CDS encoding ACT domain-containing protein gives MKRLAIDVQRGAYSVVRLPADAPVPAELLAPGPFLVSVTRTPHELSVICHAEREPEGGTVERGWRLLSVRGPLGFTLTGVISALASELAAAGVALFSLSTFDTDHILVRADELDRAVQAFRDSGHDVALPG, from the coding sequence ATGAAGCGCCTCGCGATCGATGTCCAGCGCGGGGCGTACTCGGTGGTCCGGCTGCCCGCCGACGCCCCGGTGCCCGCCGAGCTGCTCGCCCCGGGCCCGTTCCTGGTCTCCGTGACGCGGACGCCGCACGAGCTGTCGGTCATCTGCCACGCCGAGCGGGAACCGGAAGGCGGCACCGTCGAGCGCGGCTGGCGGCTGCTCAGCGTGCGCGGGCCGCTCGGGTTCACGCTCACCGGCGTGATCTCGGCGCTCGCGTCCGAGCTGGCCGCCGCCGGGGTCGCGCTGTTCTCACTGTCCACATTCGACACCGACCACATCCTCGTCCGGGCGGACGAGCTGGACCGCGCCGTCCAAGCGTTCCGGGACTCCGGCCACGACGTGGCCCTCCCCGGCTGA
- a CDS encoding Nramp family divalent metal transporter — protein sequence MAVAQAGRLSRLRAGSALLGPAFVAAIAYVDPGNVAANISAGAGYGYLLVWVIVAANLMAVLVQYLSAKLGLVSGRSLPEALRERLSRPGRLAYWAQAEVVAVATDLAEVVGGAIALHLLFGLPLLAGGLITGLVSLVLLAVQDRGGQRPFERVVTGLLAVIAVGFLASLFVAPPSAAGIAHGLVPRFSGSGSVLIAAAMLGATVMPHAVYLHSGLVRDRHGAVPPERRRGLLRATRYDVGFAMLLAGAVNLGMLLVAAANLQGQQGVDTIEGAHGAVAVALGPGVALLFAIGLLASGLASTSVGAYAGAMIMQGLLRKRIPILLRRLVTLIPAVVVLAAGADPSAALVVSQVVLSFGIPFALVPLIRLTADRALMGEQVNRRLTTVLAGVVAAVIIVLNVVLIGLTFAG from the coding sequence ATGGCGGTGGCGCAAGCGGGCCGGTTGTCCCGGCTGCGCGCGGGCAGCGCACTGCTCGGCCCGGCGTTCGTGGCCGCCATCGCGTATGTGGACCCGGGTAACGTCGCCGCCAACATCAGCGCCGGCGCGGGGTACGGGTACCTGCTGGTCTGGGTGATCGTCGCGGCCAACCTGATGGCCGTGCTGGTGCAGTACCTCTCCGCGAAGCTCGGGCTGGTCTCCGGCCGGTCGCTGCCGGAGGCGCTGCGTGAGCGGCTGTCCCGTCCGGGCCGGCTGGCGTACTGGGCACAGGCCGAGGTGGTCGCGGTGGCCACCGACCTGGCCGAGGTGGTCGGCGGCGCGATCGCGCTCCACCTGCTCTTCGGGCTTCCGCTGCTGGCCGGCGGGCTGATCACCGGGCTGGTCTCGCTGGTGCTGCTGGCAGTGCAGGACCGCGGTGGCCAGCGCCCGTTCGAACGCGTCGTGACCGGCCTGCTCGCGGTGATCGCGGTCGGGTTCCTGGCGAGCCTGTTCGTGGCACCGCCGTCGGCTGCCGGGATCGCGCACGGGCTCGTGCCCCGCTTCAGCGGCAGCGGCAGTGTGCTGATCGCCGCGGCGATGCTGGGCGCCACGGTGATGCCGCACGCGGTGTACCTGCACTCCGGGCTGGTCCGCGACCGGCACGGCGCGGTGCCACCGGAACGCCGGCGCGGCTTGTTGCGCGCCACCCGGTACGACGTCGGGTTCGCGATGCTGCTCGCCGGCGCGGTGAACCTCGGCATGCTGCTGGTCGCCGCGGCGAATCTGCAAGGACAGCAAGGGGTCGACACAATTGAGGGGGCGCACGGGGCGGTCGCTGTCGCGCTCGGCCCGGGTGTGGCGCTGCTGTTCGCGATCGGGCTGCTGGCCTCCGGGCTGGCGTCCACTTCGGTCGGTGCCTACGCGGGCGCGATGATCATGCAGGGCCTGCTGCGCAAGCGGATCCCGATCCTGCTGCGGCGGCTGGTCACGCTGATCCCCGCGGTGGTGGTGCTCGCCGCCGGGGCCGATCCGAGTGCCGCGCTGGTGGTGTCGCAGGTGGTGCTGTCGTTCGGCATCCCGTTCGCGCTCGTGCCGCTGATCCGGCTCACCGCGGACCGCGCGCTGATGGGGGAGCAGGTCAACCGGCGCCTCACCACGGTGCTGGCCGGCGTGGTCGCCGCGGTGATCATCGTGCTCAACGTGGTGCTGATCGGGCTCACTTTCGCCGGCTGA
- a CDS encoding serine/threonine-protein kinase, translating into MTDEQTRPYDPAAGARVVAGRYLLLAELGRGGMGVVWRAQDQVIGRPVAIKELRLSPERGGDGAAISERVLREVRAGGRLNDPAVVTVFDVVTDGGATWIVMELVEAPTLADLVRQYGPMPAPQVAVIGEQVLSALQAAHAAGIVHRDVKPANIMVAPDGRVKLTDFGIAHAVDDPRLTATGTLVGSPAFMAPERVEGREAMPESDLWSLGATLFFAVEGIVAFERPTTAATLHAVMTEAPYPTRVQGPLAAVVAGLLVAQPEARLTAGQARALLATASGNDRRTPPPGTVALPAMAQSPQRPRNTRRWVVAGAVLAVVALVGGFFLGLPVWSPSEDAQQLDTVTYGTDGYLKLSISTTDLCYNVVVQPGVVISSDSTGDCDKNHTLEVYDSHNLLPVDSSSGFGSEDAKVAAYPGLDEASAAAEARCRLSFHSDVVPEQQRGSLTYRAIVPTQKEWELKPQDETTDPSRGFYCVLTRQDNGQIPAQITTQVE; encoded by the coding sequence GTGACTGACGAACAGACCCGCCCCTACGACCCGGCCGCGGGCGCCCGTGTGGTGGCCGGCCGTTACCTGCTGCTCGCCGAACTCGGCCGGGGCGGCATGGGAGTGGTCTGGCGAGCGCAGGACCAGGTGATCGGCAGGCCGGTCGCGATCAAGGAACTGCGGCTGTCCCCGGAGCGGGGCGGGGACGGGGCGGCGATCTCCGAGCGCGTGCTGCGCGAGGTCCGGGCAGGCGGGCGGCTCAACGACCCGGCGGTCGTCACGGTGTTCGACGTGGTCACCGACGGCGGCGCCACGTGGATCGTGATGGAGCTGGTCGAGGCACCCACGCTCGCGGACCTGGTGCGCCAGTACGGCCCGATGCCGGCCCCGCAGGTCGCGGTGATCGGGGAGCAGGTGCTGTCCGCGCTGCAGGCCGCGCACGCCGCCGGGATCGTGCACCGCGACGTGAAGCCGGCCAACATCATGGTCGCCCCCGACGGCCGGGTGAAGCTCACCGACTTCGGCATCGCGCACGCGGTCGACGATCCGCGGCTCACCGCCACCGGCACCCTCGTCGGCTCCCCGGCTTTCATGGCCCCGGAGCGGGTCGAGGGCCGCGAAGCGATGCCCGAATCGGACCTCTGGTCGCTCGGCGCCACGCTGTTCTTCGCGGTGGAGGGCATCGTCGCGTTCGAACGTCCCACCACCGCCGCGACACTGCACGCGGTGATGACCGAGGCGCCCTACCCGACCCGGGTGCAGGGCCCGCTCGCCGCGGTGGTCGCCGGGCTGCTCGTGGCACAGCCCGAAGCGCGGCTCACGGCGGGCCAGGCCCGTGCGCTGCTGGCCACCGCGTCCGGGAACGACCGGCGTACACCCCCTCCGGGCACTGTCGCGCTGCCCGCTATGGCACAGTCGCCGCAGCGTCCGCGCAACACCCGCCGGTGGGTCGTCGCGGGCGCGGTACTCGCGGTCGTCGCGCTCGTCGGCGGGTTCTTCCTGGGCCTGCCGGTCTGGTCGCCGTCCGAGGACGCGCAGCAGCTCGACACGGTGACCTATGGCACGGACGGGTACCTCAAGCTCTCCATCTCCACCACGGACCTCTGCTACAACGTCGTGGTCCAGCCCGGTGTGGTGATCAGCAGCGACAGCACCGGCGACTGCGACAAGAACCACACGCTCGAGGTGTACGACTCGCACAACCTGCTGCCCGTCGACAGCTCGAGCGGGTTCGGCAGCGAAGACGCGAAGGTCGCCGCCTACCCGGGACTCGACGAGGCCAGCGCGGCCGCGGAAGCGCGCTGCCGGCTCAGTTTCCACTCCGACGTGGTGCCGGAGCAGCAGCGCGGGAGCCTCACCTACCGGGCGATCGTGCCGACCCAGAAGGAATGGGAGCTCAAGCCCCAGGACGAGACCACCGACCCGAGCCGGGGGTTCTACTGCGTGCTCACCCGGCAGGACAACGGGCAGATCCCGGCGCAGATCACCACCCAGGTCGAATAG
- the dapA gene encoding 4-hydroxy-tetrahydrodipicolinate synthase, with product MPTPPSAAPGRPFGRVLTAMATPFDREGALDVKRAQELAEYLVDLGNDGLVVNGTTGESPTTSDAEKATLIRAVVEAVGERATVVAGAGTNNTTHSVEQARAAAEAGAHGLLVVTPYYSRPSQAGVYAHFTTVADATELPVMLYDIPPRSIVPIEVDTLLRLAEHPRIAAVKDAKGDLIAGSEVIANSQLAYYSGDDGLNLPWISVGGAGVVSVIGHVVAGRIRAMIDAYESGDTSTARTNHRGMLPVLRAFSRVGGVTFVKAALRLRGLDIGDPRLPVVPATDEQQQLITADLAQGGVPLEDTAASDWHGARVAQADSQAAYVAPTSHTSVGTLPR from the coding sequence ATGCCGACCCCACCCTCCGCCGCGCCGGGCCGCCCCTTCGGCCGCGTGCTCACCGCGATGGCCACGCCCTTCGACCGCGAGGGCGCGCTGGACGTGAAGCGGGCGCAGGAACTCGCCGAGTACCTCGTGGACCTGGGCAACGACGGCCTGGTCGTGAACGGCACCACGGGGGAGAGCCCGACCACCAGCGACGCGGAGAAGGCCACGCTGATCCGCGCGGTCGTGGAGGCGGTCGGCGAGCGTGCCACGGTGGTCGCCGGGGCCGGTACCAACAACACCACGCACAGCGTCGAGCAGGCGCGTGCCGCCGCCGAAGCCGGGGCCCACGGCCTGCTGGTGGTCACGCCGTACTACTCGCGGCCCAGCCAGGCCGGGGTGTACGCGCACTTCACCACCGTCGCGGACGCCACCGAGCTGCCGGTGATGCTGTACGACATCCCGCCGCGCTCGATCGTGCCGATCGAGGTGGACACGCTGCTGCGGCTGGCCGAGCACCCGCGGATCGCCGCGGTCAAGGACGCCAAGGGCGACCTGATCGCCGGCTCCGAGGTGATCGCCAACAGCCAGCTGGCCTACTACTCCGGCGACGACGGCCTCAACCTGCCGTGGATCTCGGTCGGCGGGGCCGGGGTGGTCAGCGTGATCGGGCACGTGGTGGCCGGCCGGATCCGGGCGATGATCGACGCCTACGAAAGCGGCGACACCTCCACCGCGCGCACCAACCACCGCGGGATGCTGCCGGTGCTGCGGGCGTTCTCGCGGGTCGGCGGGGTCACCTTCGTCAAGGCGGCGCTGCGGCTGCGCGGGCTGGACATCGGCGATCCGCGGCTGCCGGTCGTGCCCGCGACCGACGAGCAGCAGCAGCTGATCACGGCCGATCTCGCCCAGGGCGGCGTGCCGCTGGAGGACACCGCGGCCTCGGACTGGCATGGTGCACGGGTGGCACAAGCGGATTCTCAGGCGGCCTACGTGGCCCCCACTTCACACACCAGCGTTGGGACCTTGCCCCGGTGA
- a CDS encoding ribonuclease J — protein MSSLPPGPGPAHLPPALPEGALRVVALGGIGEVGRNMTVFEYDGRLLIVDCGVLFPEDDQPGVDLILPDFRAIEDRLDDVDGLVLTHGHEDHIGAVPFLLRLRPDLPIYGSRFTNALLAAKAKEHRQRPKLIEVREGERRKVGAFDLEFFAVNHSIPDALAVAIRTPAGVVLHTGDIKLDQLPLDGRLTDLAGFSRLGDEGVDLFCVDSTNAEVPGFVMPERDIGPVLDDVIRRVGQRVIVACFASHVHRVQQVLNAAERHGRRVAFVGRSMVRNMGIAAELGLLEVPEGLLVDMDQASTLPESKVLFVSTGSQGEPLSALSRMARGEHRQISIRAADTVVLASSMIPGNETAVFGVVNGLTRLGANVVHQGNAKVHVSGHASAGELLYLYNAVRPSNVMPVHGEWKHLRANGELAARTGVAPENVVIAEDGVVVDLVDGKASRTGRVEVGHVYVDGLSVGDVGESTLSDRLVLGEGGFIAITVVVDSSTGRAVSSPTISGRGFSDDPKALDSVVPLVEMELARTESEGITDTHRIAQAVRRVVGRWVADTYRRRPMIVPTVIPV, from the coding sequence GTGAGCTCACTTCCCCCCGGACCCGGTCCGGCCCACCTTCCGCCCGCACTGCCCGAGGGCGCGCTGCGCGTCGTCGCGCTGGGCGGCATCGGCGAGGTCGGGCGCAACATGACGGTCTTCGAATACGACGGCCGGCTCCTGATCGTCGACTGCGGGGTGCTCTTCCCCGAGGACGACCAGCCCGGTGTCGACCTGATCCTGCCGGACTTCCGTGCGATCGAGGACCGGCTCGACGACGTCGACGGGCTCGTGCTCACGCACGGGCACGAGGACCACATCGGCGCCGTCCCGTTCCTGCTGCGGCTGCGCCCGGACCTGCCGATCTACGGGTCACGGTTCACCAACGCGCTGCTCGCGGCCAAGGCCAAGGAGCACCGCCAGCGGCCGAAGCTGATCGAGGTGCGCGAGGGTGAACGGCGCAAGGTCGGCGCGTTCGACCTGGAATTCTTCGCGGTCAACCACTCCATCCCGGACGCGCTGGCGGTGGCCATCCGCACCCCGGCCGGAGTCGTGCTGCACACCGGTGACATCAAGCTCGACCAGCTGCCGCTCGACGGCAGGCTGACCGACCTTGCCGGCTTCTCCCGGCTCGGCGACGAGGGCGTGGACCTGTTCTGCGTGGACTCGACCAACGCCGAGGTGCCCGGGTTCGTGATGCCGGAGCGGGACATCGGCCCGGTGCTCGACGACGTGATCCGCCGGGTCGGGCAGCGGGTGATCGTGGCCTGTTTCGCCAGCCACGTGCACCGGGTGCAGCAGGTCCTGAACGCCGCCGAGCGGCACGGCAGGCGGGTCGCGTTCGTGGGCCGTTCGATGGTGCGCAACATGGGCATCGCGGCGGAGCTGGGCCTGCTGGAGGTACCCGAGGGCCTGCTCGTGGACATGGACCAGGCGAGCACCCTGCCGGAGAGCAAGGTGCTGTTCGTCTCCACCGGTTCGCAGGGCGAACCGCTGTCCGCGCTGTCCCGGATGGCCCGCGGCGAGCACCGGCAGATCTCCATCCGGGCCGCCGACACGGTGGTGCTCGCCAGCTCGATGATCCCGGGCAACGAGACCGCGGTCTTCGGCGTGGTGAACGGCCTGACCCGGCTGGGCGCGAACGTGGTGCACCAGGGCAACGCCAAGGTGCACGTGTCCGGGCACGCGTCGGCGGGGGAGCTGCTCTACCTGTACAACGCGGTGCGGCCGAGCAACGTGATGCCGGTGCACGGCGAGTGGAAGCACCTGCGTGCCAACGGCGAGCTCGCGGCGCGGACCGGGGTGGCCCCGGAGAACGTGGTGATCGCCGAGGACGGCGTGGTCGTGGACCTGGTCGACGGCAAGGCCTCCCGCACCGGGCGGGTCGAGGTCGGGCACGTGTACGTGGACGGCCTGTCCGTGGGTGACGTCGGCGAGTCGACACTGTCGGACCGGCTGGTGCTCGGCGAGGGCGGCTTCATCGCGATCACCGTCGTGGTCGACTCCAGCACCGGCCGCGCGGTGAGCAGCCCGACCATTTCCGGGCGTGGATTCTCCGACGACCCGAAGGCTCTCGACAGCGTGGTCCCGCTCGTGGAGATGGAGCTGGCCCGCACCGAGTCCGAGGGCATCACCGACACGCACCGCATCGCACAGGCTGTGCGCCGGGTGGTCGGGCGCTGGGTGGCCGACACCTACCGCCGCCGCCCGATGATCGTGCCCACGGTCATCCCGGTCTGA
- a CDS encoding EamA family transporter: protein MTTELPVTAAPGEDHRGRGILLVLLAAVFFSTSGSLGKPAMVAGMTPEQVAAIRIGGAGLLLAAGTAILAPRSLRVRRGEWPMLLAYGLLGVAGTQLMYFIATDRIPVGIAILLEFMSPVLIALWVRVVRRTRLPGALWGGIALAMAGLALVAQVWQGAVLDALGLLAGLGAAVCSAGYFLIGERAVARRDPLGLVTWGMVIGAVIVGALAPPWTVHWSLAARSVPFGPWTPPVWLLLAALVLAPTVISYLLGISALRHLPASVASVLGLVEPVATAAFAWALLGESLAWPQAFGALLLLAGAYVVQRKSAGIT from the coding sequence GTGACCACCGAACTGCCTGTCACCGCCGCGCCCGGGGAGGATCACCGCGGCCGCGGCATACTGCTCGTGCTGCTGGCCGCGGTCTTCTTCAGCACGTCCGGTTCGCTCGGCAAGCCGGCCATGGTCGCGGGCATGACGCCGGAACAGGTGGCCGCCATCCGGATCGGCGGCGCCGGGCTCCTGCTGGCGGCGGGTACGGCGATCCTCGCGCCGCGTTCGCTGCGTGTCCGGCGCGGGGAATGGCCGATGCTGCTCGCCTACGGGTTGCTCGGCGTGGCCGGCACGCAGCTGATGTACTTCATCGCCACCGACCGGATCCCGGTCGGCATCGCGATCCTGCTGGAGTTCATGTCGCCGGTCCTCATCGCGCTCTGGGTGCGGGTGGTGCGCCGGACCCGGCTGCCCGGCGCGCTGTGGGGCGGGATCGCGCTGGCCATGGCGGGCCTGGCCCTGGTCGCGCAGGTGTGGCAGGGCGCGGTGCTGGACGCCCTCGGGCTGCTCGCCGGGCTCGGTGCGGCGGTCTGTTCGGCGGGGTACTTCCTGATCGGTGAGCGCGCCGTCGCGCGGCGCGACCCGCTCGGCCTGGTCACCTGGGGCATGGTGATCGGCGCGGTCATCGTGGGTGCGCTCGCTCCACCGTGGACGGTGCACTGGTCGCTCGCCGCGCGCAGTGTCCCGTTCGGGCCGTGGACTCCCCCGGTGTGGCTGCTGCTGGCCGCACTGGTGCTCGCGCCCACGGTGATCTCTTATCTGCTGGGCATCTCCGCGCTGCGGCACCTGCCCGCTTCGGTGGCGAGTGTGCTCGGGCTCGTCGAACCCGTCGCGACCGCCGCGTTCGCCTGGGCACTGCTGGGTGAATCGCTGGCCTGGCCGCAGGCCTTCGGTGCGCTGCTGCTGCTCGCGGGGGCTTACGTGGTCCAGCGGAAGTCCGCCGGGATCACCTGA
- the wrbA gene encoding NAD(P)H:quinone oxidoreductase produces the protein MSTRILVVYYSVTGNTAALATALAEGAGETGAEVRVRTVPETAPPAAVASNPRWQAWVEDGPHHDLATLSDLEWADGIAAGSPTRFGGPAAQLKSFLDSTGGLWAQGKLADKVATSFTTASTAHGGLEATVLATNNIFYHWGAIVVPLGYGDPHLKESGNPYGGSFVSRRSAAPDELALGALRRQGHRLATITTRLVAGRDSLE, from the coding sequence GTGAGCACCCGCATTCTCGTCGTCTACTACAGCGTCACCGGCAACACCGCCGCGCTGGCCACCGCACTCGCCGAGGGCGCAGGCGAGACCGGTGCCGAGGTCCGTGTCCGGACCGTGCCGGAAACCGCGCCGCCGGCCGCGGTGGCCAGCAACCCGCGCTGGCAGGCGTGGGTCGAGGACGGGCCGCACCACGACCTCGCCACGCTGTCCGACCTGGAGTGGGCGGACGGGATCGCGGCCGGCAGCCCGACCCGGTTCGGCGGCCCCGCCGCCCAGCTGAAGTCCTTTTTGGACAGCACCGGCGGCCTGTGGGCGCAAGGAAAACTGGCGGACAAGGTGGCGACGTCGTTCACCACGGCGTCCACCGCGCACGGCGGCCTGGAGGCGACCGTGCTGGCCACGAACAACATCTTCTACCACTGGGGCGCGATCGTGGTCCCGCTCGGCTACGGCGATCCGCACCTGAAGGAGTCCGGCAACCCGTACGGCGGCTCGTTCGTCTCGCGCAGATCGGCCGCGCCCGACGAGCTGGCGCTCGGTGCGCTGCGGCGCCAGGGCCACCGGCTGGCGACCATCACCACCCGCCTGGTCGCCGGGCGTGATTCCCTGGAATAG
- a CDS encoding lysophospholipid acyltransferase family protein encodes MFALHQDDSPAPRRAPAIWRTMLNVDRGLVNLVGKLSVSGAVPSRLRGRPLLMAANHIGVFDAMVLMAACKRIGINPRFMLAGGILDAPVIGPALRVSGHLRVDRGQATTAVGQFAEAVDALRDTREPIIVYPEGRISHDPGLWPERGKTGAARLALAAGVPVIPISQWGAHEAVYWGTETVNGPADLVPLARSGLSAPLRRPRFRVHFGEPVDLSGVEPERPGAGVRAHAKIMQAITDGLVPLRRDEPVRPRFHDPTRPTDTVSPWKPGPASGS; translated from the coding sequence ATGTTCGCGCTGCATCAGGACGATTCTCCGGCTCCGCGCCGGGCACCGGCGATCTGGCGGACCATGCTGAACGTCGACCGCGGGCTGGTGAACCTCGTCGGGAAGCTGTCCGTCTCCGGGGCGGTGCCGTCGCGGTTGCGGGGGCGGCCGCTGCTCATGGCGGCGAACCACATCGGCGTGTTCGACGCGATGGTGCTGATGGCCGCGTGCAAGCGGATCGGCATCAATCCGAGGTTCATGCTGGCCGGCGGGATCCTGGACGCGCCGGTGATCGGGCCCGCCCTGCGGGTCAGCGGGCATCTGCGGGTGGATCGCGGCCAGGCGACCACCGCGGTCGGCCAGTTCGCCGAGGCCGTCGACGCGCTGCGTGACACCCGGGAGCCGATCATCGTCTACCCGGAGGGCCGGATCAGTCACGATCCGGGACTGTGGCCCGAGCGCGGCAAGACCGGCGCCGCCCGGCTCGCGCTCGCCGCCGGGGTGCCGGTGATCCCGATCAGCCAGTGGGGTGCGCACGAGGCGGTCTACTGGGGCACCGAAACCGTCAACGGACCCGCCGATCTGGTGCCGCTCGCCCGGTCCGGGCTCAGTGCCCCGCTGCGCCGGCCGCGGTTCCGGGTGCACTTCGGCGAGCCGGTGGACCTGTCCGGGGTGGAGCCGGAACGGCCGGGGGCCGGGGTGCGCGCGCACGCGAAGATCATGCAGGCGATCACCGACGGGCTGGTGCCGCTGCGGCGCGACGAACCGGTCCGCCCCCGGTTCCACGATCCGACGCGGCCCACCGACACCGTCAGCCCCTGGAAACCCGGGCCGGCGTCCGGATCCTGA